One region of Halomicrobium sp. LC1Hm genomic DNA includes:
- a CDS encoding Lrp/AsnC family transcriptional regulator — protein MSNTGLDDVDRAILYALQEDARDMSSGDIAERTGTSDSTVRKRIQRLEGDEIIKGYSAEVDYQESGYPLRMLLFCTASIPERGEIVPEILSIDGVVSVQELVTGEENLLVTVVGESDSDITPVAQELLDMGVTVADEVLVRSHETTPFGEFDPEDS, from the coding sequence ATGAGCAACACGGGCCTCGACGACGTAGACAGAGCGATCCTGTACGCGCTGCAGGAAGACGCCCGCGACATGTCGTCGGGGGACATCGCGGAACGAACCGGCACCTCGGACAGCACGGTCCGCAAGCGCATCCAGCGCCTCGAAGGCGACGAGATCATAAAAGGGTACAGCGCCGAGGTGGACTACCAGGAGTCTGGCTATCCGCTCCGCATGCTGCTTTTCTGTACCGCGTCGATCCCGGAGCGGGGCGAGATCGTCCCGGAGATCCTGTCGATCGACGGCGTCGTCTCCGTCCAGGAGCTGGTCACCGGCGAGGAGAACCTCCTCGTGACGGTCGTCGGCGAGTCCGACAGCGACATCACGCCGGTCGCACAGGAGCTGCTCGACATGGGCGTGACCGTCGCCGACGAGGTGCTCGTTCGGAGCCACGAGACGACGCCCTTCGGCGAGTTCGACCCGGAAGACAGTTAA
- a CDS encoding amidohydrolase family protein, with product MPALEGTVLVGESFEPVTGRVVVEDGRIEAIEETDTASTDIILPAFVNAHTHLGDAVAKDAAVGLSLEAAVAPPDSLKHRRLTEADRTELVTAMRRTLRFMQRTGTVSTLDFREFGIEGARTLREAAEPLSIDPFVFGSGDASVLDVADGFGASGANDDDFGPQRDAAADRGVPFAIHAGEPDQTDIHPALDLEPDLLVHMVHAAGEHLERVAEQSVPVAVCPRANTVLGVGRPPIRDLLDHTTVALGTDNVMLNPPSMFREMAYTVRQFDVSAREVLRMATTAGAEIAGLDCGVVAPGKRAALTVLDGDSDNLAGSRHPVESVVRRATALDVERVIC from the coding sequence ATGCCTGCGTTAGAGGGAACCGTTCTCGTCGGTGAGTCGTTCGAACCCGTTACCGGCCGCGTCGTCGTCGAAGACGGCCGAATCGAGGCGATCGAGGAGACCGACACCGCGTCGACGGACATCATCCTGCCGGCGTTCGTCAACGCACACACCCACCTCGGGGACGCGGTCGCGAAAGACGCCGCCGTCGGGCTCTCGCTCGAAGCGGCGGTCGCACCGCCCGACAGCCTGAAACACCGTCGACTGACCGAAGCCGACCGGACCGAGCTCGTCACCGCGATGCGCCGGACGCTTCGATTCATGCAGCGGACCGGGACCGTCTCGACGCTGGACTTCCGGGAGTTCGGCATCGAGGGCGCGCGGACGCTCCGTGAGGCCGCCGAGCCGCTGTCGATCGATCCGTTCGTCTTCGGGAGCGGGGACGCGTCGGTCCTCGACGTGGCCGACGGCTTCGGAGCCAGCGGTGCCAACGACGACGACTTCGGGCCACAGCGCGATGCAGCGGCCGACCGGGGCGTCCCCTTCGCCATCCACGCCGGAGAACCGGATCAGACGGACATCCACCCCGCGCTCGATCTGGAGCCGGACCTGCTCGTCCACATGGTCCACGCCGCAGGGGAGCACCTCGAACGCGTCGCCGAGCAGTCCGTTCCGGTGGCGGTGTGTCCGCGCGCCAACACGGTCCTCGGCGTCGGCCGGCCGCCGATTCGAGACCTGCTCGATCACACGACCGTCGCGCTCGGGACGGACAACGTCATGCTGAACCCGCCGTCGATGTTCCGAGAGATGGCGTACACGGTCCGGCAGTTCGACGTGAGCGCCCGCGAGGTACTGCGGATGGCGACGACGGCCGGGGCCGAGATCGCGGGCCTCGACTGTGGCGTCGTCGCGCCCGGCAAGCGGGCGGCCCTGACCGTCCTCGACGGCGACTCGGACAATTTGGCCGGCTCACGCCACCCCGTCGAGAGCGTCGTCCGGCGCGCGACCGCGCTGGACGTCGAGCGCGTGATCTGTTAA
- a CDS encoding molybdopterin-binding protein: MQVALITVGDEILSGDTENTNAGWLARQLTERGVTVTRMLTIPDDRALIARHVREWADAFDAVIVTGGLGDTPDDVTLEAVADAFDREMTVQPDVRERVEEKARQYREQNPERYEEHDFDLDFAETAALPADARPLQTAASFNPGCVVENVYVFPGFPEELRTMFDSVAGDFGGDAVAESVPTATPEGALKDVLAGVRERFDVAVGSYPAHGDADGRVKVSGTDPEAVEAAAEWVAERVDSPE; the protein is encoded by the coding sequence ATGCAGGTCGCGCTCATCACCGTCGGCGACGAGATCCTCTCGGGGGACACGGAGAACACGAACGCCGGGTGGCTGGCCCGCCAGCTGACCGAGCGCGGGGTCACGGTCACGCGGATGCTCACGATCCCCGACGACCGGGCGCTGATCGCCCGCCACGTTCGGGAGTGGGCCGACGCCTTCGACGCCGTGATCGTCACGGGCGGCCTGGGCGACACGCCCGACGACGTGACTCTCGAAGCGGTCGCCGACGCCTTCGACCGCGAGATGACCGTCCAGCCCGACGTGCGCGAGCGCGTCGAGGAGAAGGCTCGTCAGTACCGCGAGCAGAACCCAGAACGCTACGAGGAACACGACTTCGATCTGGACTTCGCGGAGACGGCCGCGCTTCCCGCAGACGCCCGCCCGCTCCAGACGGCGGCCAGCTTCAACCCCGGCTGCGTGGTCGAGAACGTCTACGTCTTCCCCGGCTTCCCCGAGGAGCTACGAACGATGTTCGACAGCGTCGCCGGCGACTTCGGCGGCGACGCGGTCGCCGAGTCCGTCCCGACGGCCACGCCCGAGGGCGCGCTGAAGGACGTGCTCGCGGGCGTTCGCGAGCGGTTCGACGTGGCGGTCGGCAGCTATCCGGCACACGGGGACGCGGACGGGCGGGTGAAGGTGTCGGGGACCGACCCAGAGGCGGTCGAGGCTGCCGCCGAGTGGGTCGCCGAGCGAGTCGATAGCCCCGAGTAG
- a CDS encoding proton-conducting transporter membrane subunit yields the protein MTGQTQATTVGQLPTPDGEDSRVAATLTRLVWVLCVASIGVLALRLRGGGPWELDGLVAVDGLTAVMWVTVTFVSGIVHSYSRRYMAGNRTIDRFFGRVFAFTLIVMVLVAADALALFVAAWLAMGLVMADLIGHVDGWPQARAAAALSRRYFLASTGALAVALGTLWWHTGATTVSGVASALGEASGTVVLFVATALVLAAMIQSALVPFHTWLVSSMTAPTPASALMHAGFVNAGGVLLVRFAPVVTVDSAFMLAVAVVGATSALSGKLLKTVRADVKGKLGCSTVGQMGFMIMQAGLGFFGAAVTHLILHGFYKGYQFLSSGSQVAHESPKSTTATSSAGPLGAVVVAATALAGGVLFAALTGKGTKLDSGLVLTLLVVLTVLHAARDLVTRSALPASVRYGAVPLVALPAIGIYAAVYETIEGLLGGLPGVGATAELTVAHGLIAAAFVATYLAIERGAYKHSQRLYVVLLNATQPPSETQLTATEEYNEY from the coding sequence ATGACCGGACAAACGCAGGCGACGACCGTAGGACAGCTACCGACGCCAGACGGCGAGGACTCGCGCGTCGCGGCGACACTGACGCGACTCGTGTGGGTCCTCTGTGTCGCGAGTATCGGCGTGTTGGCGCTTCGGCTCCGGGGCGGCGGACCCTGGGAACTCGACGGTCTCGTCGCGGTCGACGGCCTGACCGCCGTGATGTGGGTGACCGTCACCTTCGTCAGCGGGATCGTCCACAGCTACTCGCGCCGCTACATGGCCGGCAACCGGACGATCGATCGCTTCTTCGGGCGCGTGTTCGCGTTCACGCTGATCGTGATGGTCCTGGTTGCCGCCGACGCCCTCGCGCTGTTCGTGGCCGCGTGGCTGGCGATGGGGCTGGTGATGGCCGACCTGATCGGCCACGTCGACGGGTGGCCACAGGCACGGGCCGCCGCCGCGCTCTCGCGCCGGTACTTCCTGGCCAGCACCGGCGCGCTCGCGGTCGCGCTCGGAACGCTGTGGTGGCACACCGGTGCGACGACGGTCTCCGGCGTCGCGTCGGCGCTGGGCGAGGCCTCTGGGACGGTCGTGCTGTTTGTGGCGACCGCGCTCGTGCTGGCGGCGATGATCCAGTCCGCGCTCGTCCCGTTCCACACCTGGCTCGTCTCGTCGATGACCGCACCGACGCCAGCCTCCGCACTGATGCACGCCGGCTTCGTCAACGCCGGTGGCGTCCTGCTGGTTCGCTTCGCGCCGGTGGTCACCGTCGACAGCGCGTTCATGCTGGCCGTCGCCGTCGTCGGTGCGACCAGCGCGCTGTCGGGGAAACTCCTGAAGACCGTCCGCGCGGACGTGAAAGGGAAACTCGGCTGTTCGACGGTCGGCCAGATGGGGTTCATGATCATGCAGGCCGGCCTCGGGTTCTTCGGGGCCGCCGTCACGCACCTCATCCTGCACGGGTTCTACAAGGGCTACCAGTTCCTGAGCTCGGGGAGTCAGGTGGCCCACGAGAGCCCGAAGTCGACGACGGCGACCAGTTCGGCGGGACCCCTCGGCGCGGTCGTGGTCGCCGCCACCGCACTGGCCGGCGGCGTCCTGTTCGCCGCGCTCACCGGGAAAGGGACGAAGCTGGACAGCGGGCTGGTGCTCACGCTGCTGGTCGTGCTGACGGTGCTTCACGCCGCGCGCGATCTCGTCACGCGGTCGGCGCTGCCCGCGTCGGTCCGGTACGGAGCCGTCCCGCTGGTGGCGTTGCCGGCGATCGGGATCTACGCCGCCGTCTACGAGACGATCGAGGGACTGCTCGGCGGACTGCCGGGGGTCGGAGCGACCGCGGAGCTGACGGTGGCCCACGGCCTCATCGCCGCCGCGTTCGTCGCCACCTACCTCGCGATCGAGCGCGGTGCCTACAAGCACAGCCAGCGCCTCTACGTGGTGCTTTTGAACGCCACACAGCCACCGTCCGAGACGCAACTGACCGCGACGGAGGAGTACAATGAGTACTGA
- a CDS encoding DUF2309 domain-containing protein, with amino-acid sequence MSTDDAIHESIETAAQTVGSRWPLHSFVTANPLSGFEDQPFHEAVAAAADTLGSDGYPDADVFRRAWEDGRIDPDVLRDTLREHGYESEPEATLDRMATAERAEATETATATDRVDAVLTKWLSAFLDQGQAKWPMPEREDGFYDAFRAVARHDGEIPDAEAIAELPDRPLDAIREQLVNDPVGEWPEIFEFHLAALPGWTGLLKQRTDDGDAWQSAYPITLAGYLAVRLTLVDLFDAPRTPEEADGDDATADGAVPLPEVWLTAWEATYRSALVAELTDASESVAATGEGDRPDAQLVFCIDTRSEIIRRHVEAAGDYETHGYAGFFGVPMRYEGHDAAVAVDACPPILDPQHRIADRPTDGEGSRHAEHDRWTAMREATESVIGRLRSNAATAFSYVESTGAGYGAALAARTLVPGRVHDLVDAVDDRTPDDHAVWEPAVDHDPDHAHELPAGLTVEEKTEYAATAFELMGWEQFARLVVFTGHASQTANNPFDASLDCGACAGNPGGPSARVLAALCNDEAVRERLRDRGIDVPEDTYFLAGEHNTTTDEIELYADAVPETHAEDVRQLRADLETARAGAAAERADDMGADGDAGRETHRRAADWAETRPEWGLAGNAGFVVGPRELTDGLDLDARAFLHSYDWTTDDEGDALEGILTGPMVVTQWINAQYYFSTVDNAVFGSGSKVTHNPVGNVGVYQGNGGDLLTGLPLQSLMAADDEPYHQPLRLSTVVHAPVERVTDVLADNPSVTELLDNDWLHLTVVDPEQEHRAFHYTEDLEWTPVDEQAPTAPEQTATVTPSTADD; translated from the coding sequence ATGAGTACTGACGACGCGATCCACGAGAGTATCGAGACGGCAGCACAGACGGTCGGCTCCCGCTGGCCGTTGCACTCGTTCGTGACGGCCAACCCCCTCTCGGGCTTCGAGGACCAGCCCTTCCACGAGGCCGTCGCGGCCGCAGCAGACACGCTGGGGAGCGACGGCTACCCCGACGCCGACGTGTTCCGCCGCGCCTGGGAGGACGGACGGATCGACCCCGACGTTCTCCGTGATACGTTGCGCGAACACGGGTACGAGAGCGAGCCCGAGGCGACGCTCGACCGCATGGCAACGGCGGAGCGGGCCGAGGCGACCGAGACGGCGACCGCAACCGACCGGGTCGACGCAGTGCTGACCAAGTGGCTGTCGGCGTTCCTCGATCAGGGACAGGCCAAGTGGCCGATGCCGGAACGCGAGGACGGCTTCTACGACGCGTTCCGCGCCGTCGCTCGCCACGACGGGGAAATCCCAGACGCCGAAGCGATCGCCGAGCTTCCGGACCGTCCGCTGGACGCCATCCGAGAGCAGCTCGTGAACGATCCCGTCGGAGAGTGGCCGGAGATCTTCGAGTTCCACCTGGCCGCGCTGCCGGGCTGGACCGGCCTGCTCAAGCAGCGGACCGACGACGGGGACGCCTGGCAGTCCGCGTACCCGATCACGCTGGCCGGCTACCTGGCGGTTCGCCTGACGCTGGTCGACCTGTTCGACGCCCCGCGCACGCCCGAAGAGGCAGACGGAGACGACGCCACGGCCGACGGAGCCGTCCCGCTCCCCGAGGTCTGGCTGACCGCCTGGGAAGCGACCTACCGCTCGGCGCTCGTCGCGGAGCTCACCGACGCCAGCGAGTCGGTCGCAGCGACCGGCGAGGGGGACAGACCGGACGCACAGCTCGTCTTCTGTATCGACACGCGCTCGGAGATCATCCGCCGCCACGTCGAGGCCGCTGGCGACTACGAGACCCACGGCTACGCCGGCTTCTTCGGCGTCCCGATGCGCTACGAGGGCCACGACGCAGCGGTGGCCGTCGACGCCTGCCCGCCGATCCTCGACCCACAGCACCGCATCGCGGATCGCCCCACGGACGGCGAGGGGTCGCGCCACGCCGAACACGACCGCTGGACGGCGATGCGCGAAGCCACCGAGAGCGTGATCGGGCGGCTCCGTTCCAACGCCGCGACGGCGTTCAGCTACGTCGAGAGCACCGGCGCGGGGTACGGGGCCGCACTCGCGGCCCGGACGCTGGTCCCCGGACGCGTCCACGACCTGGTCGACGCCGTCGACGATCGCACGCCCGACGACCACGCTGTCTGGGAGCCGGCCGTCGATCACGATCCGGACCACGCCCACGAACTCCCGGCGGGGCTGACAGTCGAGGAGAAGACCGAGTACGCCGCGACGGCCTTCGAGCTGATGGGGTGGGAGCAGTTCGCCCGTCTCGTCGTGTTCACCGGCCACGCGAGCCAGACGGCGAACAACCCCTTCGACGCCAGCCTCGACTGCGGTGCCTGCGCCGGCAATCCCGGCGGCCCCAGCGCCCGCGTCCTCGCCGCTCTCTGCAACGACGAGGCCGTCAGGGAACGCCTGCGTGACCGCGGCATCGACGTGCCCGAGGACACCTACTTCCTGGCGGGCGAGCACAACACGACCACCGACGAGATCGAGCTGTACGCGGACGCCGTCCCCGAGACACACGCCGAGGACGTACGACAGCTCCGTGCGGACCTCGAAACCGCGCGGGCCGGCGCGGCCGCCGAGCGCGCCGACGACATGGGCGCGGACGGCGACGCGGGCCGCGAGACGCACCGCCGCGCGGCCGACTGGGCAGAGACGCGCCCGGAGTGGGGTCTGGCGGGCAACGCTGGCTTCGTCGTCGGCCCGCGGGAACTCACCGACGGGCTCGATCTGGACGCCCGCGCGTTCCTCCACTCCTACGACTGGACGACCGACGACGAGGGCGACGCGCTCGAAGGCATTCTGACCGGGCCGATGGTCGTCACCCAGTGGATCAACGCCCAGTACTACTTCTCGACGGTCGACAACGCCGTCTTCGGCAGCGGCTCGAAGGTGACCCACAACCCCGTCGGCAACGTCGGCGTCTACCAGGGCAACGGCGGCGACCTGCTGACCGGCCTCCCGCTGCAATCGCTGATGGCTGCCGACGACGAACCGTACCACCAGCCGCTCCGCCTCTCGACGGTCGTCCACGCGCCCGTCGAACGCGTCACCGACGTGCTCGCCGACAACCCCTCGGTGACGGAGCTACTGGACAACGACTGGCTCCACCTCACCGTCGTCGACCCCGAGCAAGAGCACCGCGCGTTCCACTACACCGAGGACCTGGAGTGGACGCCAGTCGACGAGCAGGCACCGACGGCCCCGGAACAGACAGCCACGGTGACGCCCTCGACGGCCGACGACTGA
- a CDS encoding DedA family protein: MASLAFPARSRLRTWAEEYGLLAIALSFVVLAGAGVALFVVGDEQLARELIQRYGLAALLVIFVLEGAMLLYFAPSEVLVPAAIGALATTDAGYDWGVIVAIFVVAVVGATAGQTALFVLAQRGGREWLLQKPWFRVSESKLDRFDGWFDRWGHAAVPVSNALLFTRGMLTVPAGVAEMRVRRFAALSAAGTLVFETWLAVSFYYLNEAGFLWFL, from the coding sequence ATGGCCTCTCTGGCGTTCCCCGCTCGCTCGCGGCTCCGGACGTGGGCCGAGGAGTACGGCCTGCTCGCGATCGCGCTCTCGTTCGTCGTGCTGGCGGGAGCCGGTGTGGCGCTGTTCGTTGTCGGCGACGAGCAACTGGCCCGCGAGCTGATCCAGCGGTACGGGCTCGCGGCGCTGCTCGTGATCTTCGTCCTCGAAGGCGCGATGTTGCTGTACTTCGCCCCCAGCGAGGTGCTCGTCCCCGCCGCCATCGGCGCGCTGGCGACGACCGACGCGGGCTACGACTGGGGTGTGATCGTCGCCATCTTCGTGGTGGCCGTCGTCGGGGCGACGGCGGGCCAGACGGCCCTGTTCGTGCTCGCTCAGCGGGGCGGCCGCGAGTGGCTCCTGCAGAAGCCGTGGTTCCGCGTCAGCGAGTCGAAGCTCGACCGCTTCGACGGCTGGTTCGATCGCTGGGGTCACGCCGCCGTCCCCGTCAGCAACGCGCTCCTGTTCACCCGCGGCATGTTGACGGTGCCGGCGGGCGTCGCCGAGATGCGCGTTCGGCGGTTCGCCGCGCTGTCGGCCGCCGGGACGCTGGTCTTCGAGACGTGGCTCGCGGTCTCGTTTTACTACCTCAACGAGGCCGGCTTCCTGTGGTTCCTGTGA